A genomic segment from Sphingopyxis sp. DBS4 encodes:
- a CDS encoding YdcF family protein, with product MIKRLISILFLAWVLGFAWFALLLPLPAPPQKTDAIVVLTGGPGRIDRGLEMLEKGEAKRLLISGVAREVKPKELAAEYKRPQKLFDCCIALGFEAEDTRSNATEVAAWVARRNYRSIRLITTDWHMRRAQYELGRALGAKVTILPDAVRSHPSFATLFREYHKYLAGLAGGLLGL from the coding sequence ATGATCAAACGGCTGATTTCTATTCTGTTTCTGGCTTGGGTGCTGGGCTTCGCCTGGTTCGCCCTGCTGCTGCCGCTGCCCGCGCCGCCGCAGAAGACTGACGCGATCGTCGTGCTGACCGGCGGTCCGGGACGCATCGATCGCGGGCTCGAAATGCTCGAAAAGGGCGAAGCGAAGCGCCTGTTGATCAGCGGCGTCGCGCGCGAGGTGAAGCCCAAGGAGCTCGCCGCAGAATATAAGCGGCCGCAGAAATTGTTCGACTGCTGCATCGCGCTGGGGTTCGAGGCCGAGGATACCCGCTCGAACGCGACCGAGGTCGCGGCCTGGGTTGCGCGGCGCAACTACAGGAGCATCCGCCTGATCACCACCGACTGGCACATGCGCCGCGCGCAATATGAGCTCGGTCGCGCACTCGGCGCCAAGGTAACGATCCTGCCCGACGCGGTGCGGAGCCATCCGAGCTTCGCGACGCTGTTCCGCGAATATCACAAGTATCTCGCCGGGCTGGCGGGCGGCCTGCTCGGGCTCTAG
- a CDS encoding ABC transporter permease, with translation MIIPRVPVQHRRLLPDRRLSGPTPWVIAILMLLTLLAAAAGIGLARSANAIGAAIAGRVTVQIVTANPVTRAEQAAALRRAAAGQSFVRSARAVEPAELRATLGQWFGSTEGDDPVLNSLPLPALVDIDFVGEDRAAPMRQLRALVAREAPGARIIPHAEWLGPVARLIRSLAWVAGALVLLMTAASAAVVIMTARAALGTHYATIEMLHMIGATDQQIVRLFQRRIAIDTAYGIALGTAVAAAILLLIGWEWSGVTAGLAATASLGLWGWALLLALPLLAIALAALTARQTLLAALQKIL, from the coding sequence ATGATTATCCCGCGCGTCCCCGTCCAGCATCGCCGCCTGCTTCCCGATCGTCGCCTGTCGGGGCCGACGCCGTGGGTCATCGCGATCCTGATGCTGCTGACCCTGCTCGCCGCCGCCGCCGGAATCGGGCTCGCGCGATCGGCGAACGCGATCGGCGCCGCGATCGCCGGGCGCGTGACGGTGCAGATCGTCACCGCCAATCCGGTCACCCGCGCCGAGCAGGCGGCGGCGCTGCGCCGCGCGGCGGCGGGACAATCCTTCGTGCGATCGGCGCGCGCGGTCGAGCCCGCCGAGCTTCGCGCGACACTTGGCCAATGGTTCGGCAGCACAGAAGGTGACGACCCGGTGCTGAACTCGCTGCCGCTGCCCGCGCTGGTCGACATCGATTTCGTCGGCGAGGACCGCGCCGCGCCCATGCGCCAGCTCCGCGCGCTCGTCGCGCGCGAGGCGCCGGGCGCGCGGATCATCCCGCACGCCGAATGGCTCGGCCCCGTCGCGCGGCTGATTCGCTCGCTCGCGTGGGTCGCGGGCGCGCTCGTCCTGCTGATGACCGCGGCGAGCGCGGCGGTGGTGATCATGACCGCCCGCGCCGCGCTCGGCACCCATTATGCGACGATCGAGATGCTGCACATGATCGGCGCGACCGACCAGCAGATCGTCCGCCTGTTTCAGCGGCGGATCGCGATCGACACCGCCTACGGCATTGCCCTCGGTACCGCGGTCGCCGCAGCGATCCTGCTGCTGATCGGCTGGGAATGGTCGGGGGTCACCGCTGGGCTCGCCGCGACCGCGTCGCTCGGGCTTTGGGGCTGGGCGCTCTTGCTGGCGCTGCCGCTATTGGCTATCGCGCTCGCGGCGTTGACCGCGCGGCAGACCCTGCTCGCCGCGCTTCAGAAGATATTATGA
- the ftsE gene encoding cell division ATP-binding protein FtsE yields MTPPPRTGGAMVEFNGVGLRYGPDAEVLSDISFNLQPGSFYFLTGASGAGKTSLLKMLYLAQRPSRGLIRLFGEDLVTMPRHRLPGFRRRIGVVFQDFRLIPHLSARDNIALPLRIAGVGEEDLAGPVGEMLSWIGLGERAEAFPPTLSGGEQQRVAIARAVIARPQLLVADEPTGNVDPEMAGRLLGLFEALNRLGTTVVVATHDIHLISRIENAQMMRLEKGRLSDPTGALRYPPNRS; encoded by the coding sequence ATGACGCCGCCGCCCCGTACCGGCGGCGCGATGGTCGAATTCAACGGCGTCGGGCTGCGCTATGGCCCCGATGCCGAGGTTTTGAGCGACATCAGCTTCAACCTTCAGCCCGGCAGTTTCTATTTTCTGACGGGCGCCTCGGGTGCGGGCAAGACGTCGCTTTTGAAGATGCTCTATCTTGCGCAGCGGCCGAGCCGCGGCCTCATCCGCCTGTTCGGCGAGGATCTGGTAACCATGCCGCGCCATCGCCTGCCCGGCTTTCGCCGCCGCATCGGCGTCGTTTTCCAGGATTTCCGGCTGATTCCGCATTTGAGCGCACGCGACAATATCGCGCTGCCGCTGCGCATCGCGGGGGTCGGCGAAGAGGATCTGGCGGGGCCGGTCGGCGAGATGCTGAGCTGGATCGGACTCGGCGAGCGTGCGGAAGCCTTTCCGCCGACGCTGTCGGGCGGCGAGCAGCAGCGCGTCGCGATCGCGCGCGCGGTGATCGCGCGGCCGCAATTGCTCGTCGCCGACGAGCCGACGGGCAACGTCGATCCCGAAATGGCAGGGCGCTTGCTCGGATTGTTCGAGGCGCTCAACCGCCTCGGCACCACCGTCGTCGTCGCGACCCACGACATCCACCTGATCAGCCGGATCGAGAATGCGCAGATGATGCGGCTCGAAAAGGGGCGGCTGTCCGATCCCACCGGCGCCCTGCGCTATCCGCCGAATCGATCGTGA
- a CDS encoding zinc-ribbon domain-containing protein, with the protein MILACPSCHTRYVVPDTAIGATGRTVRCANCRHSWFQEPAAPAAPVVVPAAPEPVSAPEPVSAAPAPEPVAAPLPDEPVAEPAPPPPPEAFAVPEPQVVVPPAEDAPLPFRRPRRNPAKRWTWIAGSAAALMLAATGALYWFGLPGWAQGLGIPGMADEPDLVIELPPNQDHRELPDGTIYFAASGVIINPTDREQRVPPILAELRDAQGTIVYSWTIKPPVRTLPPNEKVNFSEAKLDIPRRATQLTVSWSLPKG; encoded by the coding sequence ATGATCCTCGCCTGTCCGTCCTGCCATACGCGCTACGTCGTGCCCGATACGGCGATAGGTGCCACGGGGCGCACCGTGCGCTGCGCCAATTGTCGTCATAGCTGGTTCCAGGAGCCCGCTGCACCCGCCGCACCCGTTGTGGTGCCCGCCGCGCCCGAGCCGGTATCGGCGCCCGAACCCGTATCCGCCGCGCCGGCACCGGAGCCGGTCGCCGCGCCCCTGCCCGACGAGCCTGTTGCCGAACCGGCGCCCCCGCCGCCTCCCGAAGCCTTTGCCGTTCCCGAACCGCAGGTGGTGGTCCCGCCTGCCGAGGACGCGCCGCTGCCCTTTCGCCGCCCGCGCCGCAACCCGGCGAAGCGCTGGACCTGGATCGCGGGCAGCGCCGCGGCGCTGATGCTTGCCGCGACCGGCGCGCTCTACTGGTTCGGCCTGCCGGGCTGGGCGCAGGGGCTCGGCATTCCCGGCATGGCCGACGAGCCCGACCTCGTCATCGAGCTGCCGCCGAACCAGGACCATCGCGAGCTGCCCGACGGCACCATCTATTTCGCCGCGTCGGGGGTCATCATCAACCCGACCGACCGCGAACAGCGCGTCCCGCCGATCCTCGCCGAACTGCGCGATGCGCAGGGGACGATCGTCTATAGCTGGACGATCAAGCCGCCGGTCCGCACGCTGCCGCCCAATGAAAAGGTGAATTTCAGCGAGGCAAAGCTCGACATCCCGCGCCGCGCGACGCAGCTCACGGTGAGCTGGTCGCTACCAAAGGGCTGA
- a CDS encoding YeiH family protein, which yields MATEQSWPMAADLYGEMHLEAAPPAKRRWRDYLPGTLVTAIAALAAAWLADHYAAPLVLMGLLIGLAMSFLSQDRRTHAGLDLMSQTALRVGIVLVGARITAEQLAELGPLPFALLIVIMLAVILITVASASLFRQDRHAALLAGGATAICGASAALALYSLIGDKRVDQARFTMTLVGITVASALAMTLYPILATELHLSDTQAGFLIGASIHDVAQAIGGGFSFSPQAGEVATIVKLTRVALLAPMLMLVGLWLARADGDATEKRRIPLRLPWFILGFLALAAVNSLVALPKPAVHGANIAAQALLLLAIVATAMKARLHLLLDQGWRSFAPIIVATLTSFLLSLAAVELM from the coding sequence ATGGCGACCGAACAGAGCTGGCCGATGGCAGCCGACCTTTATGGTGAAATGCACCTTGAGGCAGCGCCGCCCGCAAAGCGGCGCTGGCGCGATTATCTGCCCGGCACGCTCGTCACCGCGATCGCGGCGCTCGCCGCGGCGTGGCTCGCCGACCATTATGCCGCGCCGCTGGTGCTGATGGGGCTGCTCATCGGCCTCGCGATGAGCTTCCTGTCGCAGGACCGGCGCACCCACGCCGGGCTCGACCTGATGTCGCAGACCGCGCTGCGCGTCGGGATCGTCCTCGTCGGGGCGCGGATCACGGCCGAACAGCTCGCCGAACTGGGACCGCTGCCCTTCGCGCTGCTGATCGTCATCATGCTCGCGGTCATCCTGATCACCGTCGCCAGCGCATCGCTGTTCCGACAGGACCGCCACGCCGCGCTGCTCGCGGGCGGCGCGACCGCGATCTGCGGCGCGTCGGCCGCGCTCGCGCTCTATTCGCTGATCGGCGACAAGCGCGTCGATCAGGCGCGCTTCACCATGACGCTCGTCGGGATCACCGTCGCAAGCGCGCTCGCGATGACGCTCTATCCCATCCTCGCGACCGAACTGCACCTGTCCGACACGCAGGCGGGATTCCTGATCGGCGCGTCGATCCACGACGTCGCGCAGGCGATCGGCGGCGGCTTTTCCTTCTCGCCGCAGGCGGGCGAGGTCGCGACGATCGTCAAGCTGACCCGCGTCGCACTGCTCGCACCGATGCTGATGCTCGTCGGCCTGTGGCTGGCGCGCGCCGACGGCGACGCGACCGAAAAGCGGCGCATTCCGCTGCGCCTGCCCTGGTTCATCCTCGGCTTCCTCGCGCTCGCGGCAGTCAATTCGCTCGTCGCGCTGCCCAAGCCCGCGGTCCATGGCGCGAACATCGCCGCACAGGCGCTGCTGCTGCTGGCGATCGTCGCCACTGCGATGAAGGCACGCCTCCACCTGCTCCTCGATCAGGGATGGCGCAGCTTTGCGCCGATCATCGTCGCCACCCTGACGAGCTTCCTGCTGTCCCTGGCGGCCGTCGAATTGATGTGA
- a CDS encoding phytanoyl-CoA dioxygenase family protein — MTGLAFDDLARELRRTGYCIVPDLIPPDAIAALDADLDPVFAATPFGRGDFYGHRTKRFGALMKRSAWAQALALEPTILAAVEAILGEACESIQLNVAQAIEIHPGEIRQFPHRDHDMWAGEKGAHEYLVNIIWPLTPFTADNGATHIYPYSHGADGMAKTDPGEPIIAACEPGAAICFLGSTAHGAGANKPSRR; from the coding sequence ATGACCGGTCTTGCGTTCGATGATCTTGCCCGGGAACTGCGCCGGACGGGATATTGCATCGTCCCCGACCTGATTCCCCCGGACGCGATTGCGGCGCTCGACGCCGATCTCGATCCGGTCTTCGCCGCGACACCATTCGGGCGCGGTGATTTCTATGGTCATCGCACCAAAAGATTCGGTGCGCTGATGAAGCGCTCGGCCTGGGCGCAGGCTCTGGCACTCGAGCCGACGATCCTCGCGGCGGTTGAAGCCATTCTCGGCGAGGCTTGTGAGAGCATCCAGCTCAATGTCGCGCAGGCCATCGAAATCCATCCAGGTGAAATCCGCCAATTTCCGCACCGCGACCATGACATGTGGGCGGGAGAAAAAGGCGCGCATGAGTATCTGGTCAATATCATCTGGCCGCTCACCCCCTTCACCGCGGACAATGGCGCCACCCACATCTATCCGTATAGCCATGGCGCGGACGGCATGGCGAAGACGGATCCCGGCGAGCCGATCATCGCGGCGTGCGAGCCGGGCGCGGCGATCTGCTTTCTGGGCTCGACCGCACATGGCGCCGGCGCCAATAAGCCTAGTCGAAGATGA
- a CDS encoding acyl-homoserine-lactone synthase, with amino-acid sequence MIDTTPRAPAAPGNAALRAMFAARKSVFIDLLKWDLPVLAGQYELDEFDTPAARYLILLDADGRHRASARLLPTEGAHLLGEHYTHLCAGEVPRGPTVCEISRFCLDRDQDAASRRAARDQLVTALADHALREGITDYTGVADLCWFDQVREFGWRCEALGPKAADPGGRLMALHIHIDAHVLDDLKRGGVYAPLSLRLADDDGEAEA; translated from the coding sequence ATGATCGACACGACCCCGCGGGCGCCTGCCGCGCCCGGGAATGCGGCGCTGCGCGCCATGTTCGCCGCGCGCAAAAGCGTCTTTATCGACCTGCTCAAATGGGACCTGCCGGTGCTCGCCGGCCAATATGAGCTCGACGAGTTCGACACGCCGGCGGCGCGCTACCTCATTCTTCTCGATGCCGATGGCCGTCACCGCGCATCGGCGCGGCTACTCCCGACCGAGGGCGCGCATCTTCTCGGTGAGCATTATACCCATCTGTGCGCGGGCGAGGTGCCGCGCGGCCCCACCGTGTGCGAGATCAGCCGCTTCTGCCTCGACCGGGACCAGGACGCAGCATCGCGCCGCGCCGCGCGCGACCAGCTGGTGACCGCCTTGGCGGACCATGCGCTGCGCGAAGGCATCACCGATTATACCGGCGTCGCCGACTTATGCTGGTTCGATCAGGTCCGGGAGTTCGGCTGGCGATGCGAGGCGCTCGGGCCGAAGGCCGCGGATCCGGGCGGGCGTTTGATGGCGCTGCACATCCATATCGACGCGCATGTGCTGGACGACCTCAAGCGCGGCGGCGTCTATGCGCCGCTCTCGCTCCGCCTCGCCGACGACGATGGGGAGGCGGAAGCATGA
- a CDS encoding helix-turn-helix domain-containing protein yields the protein MASTGAMQIGELSRRTGCNIETIRYYERIGVLDVPLRRGRYRSYGEEDVGRLGFVRRARELGFTLDEVRALLELATGGQAACAEVRDVAASHLADVRAKIADLKRMERVLAASVRACEAGADPACPLLQTLRAGIPCG from the coding sequence ATGGCCTCAACCGGCGCGATGCAGATCGGCGAACTCTCGCGCCGCACAGGCTGCAACATCGAAACGATCCGCTATTATGAGCGGATCGGCGTCCTCGACGTTCCGCTCCGGCGCGGTCGCTACCGCAGCTATGGCGAGGAGGATGTAGGGCGCCTCGGCTTCGTGCGCCGGGCCCGTGAGCTTGGCTTCACCCTCGACGAGGTGCGGGCGCTGCTCGAGCTCGCGACTGGAGGCCAGGCTGCCTGCGCCGAGGTGCGCGACGTCGCCGCGTCGCACCTTGCGGATGTGCGCGCGAAGATCGCCGATCTCAAGCGGATGGAGCGTGTCCTCGCCGCTTCGGTACGGGCTTGCGAGGCCGGAGCCGATCCCGCCTGTCCGCTGCTCCAGACGCTTCGCGCCGGAATACCGTGCGGCTGA
- a CDS encoding mercuric transporter MerT family protein, protein MQNRPKGIDAGAFTLAGIAAAFGVASCCALPFLLASAGIGAAWLGGIAMVAMPYRTPLLLVGAACLILGAFLLFRQQRAAARCGPGGACTPRWVRILTLAGLLLGAALLWAGYHYV, encoded by the coding sequence ATGCAGAATCGACCCAAGGGTATCGACGCCGGCGCGTTCACCTTAGCCGGCATCGCCGCGGCTTTCGGCGTCGCGTCCTGTTGCGCGCTGCCCTTCCTTCTGGCTTCCGCGGGCATCGGAGCCGCATGGCTCGGCGGCATCGCGATGGTCGCCATGCCTTATCGCACGCCGCTTCTCCTGGTCGGGGCGGCCTGCCTCATTCTCGGCGCCTTCCTGCTCTTCCGCCAGCAGCGGGCGGCCGCGCGCTGTGGCCCCGGCGGAGCCTGCACGCCCCGCTGGGTGCGTATCCTGACACTTGCCGGCCTCCTGCTTGGCGCGGCGCTGCTGTGGGCGGGCTACCATTATGTCTGA
- a CDS encoding GDCCVxC domain-containing (seleno)protein, whose amino-acid sequence MSDAGPELRSTITCPLCGHRETETMPTDACQFFYDCRGCGAVLKPEPGDCCVFCSYGTTRCPPIQIGGKGACCD is encoded by the coding sequence ATGTCTGATGCCGGCCCCGAACTTCGTTCGACGATCACCTGTCCGCTGTGCGGCCATCGCGAGACGGAAACGATGCCGACCGACGCCTGTCAGTTCTTCTATGACTGCAGGGGCTGCGGCGCGGTGCTGAAGCCCGAGCCCGGCGACTGCTGCGTATTCTGCTCCTATGGAACCACGCGATGCCCGCCGATCCAGATCGGGGGCAAGGGCGCCTGCTGCGACTGA